A single Fusobacterium sp. JB019 DNA region contains:
- a CDS encoding cyclase family protein: MKMKIMDLTHVISGNISVFPGSMLPKIENVSTVQRDGFNESLLTILSHIGTHADAPKHIYSQGKSLDEFSIDSFVGKAFVVDTRSMDPKEDIKIEDINMERFKQADFILFYNGLDKKFGKKEFLTDYPVPSKELIDLINSHNKKGIGFDAIGLDRLENENLDLHKRLFKNNNIINIENLKNLDKIIHEIKDGLFTFIVLPLKFKNSDGAPVRAIGIIEED; encoded by the coding sequence ATGAAGATGAAGATTATGGATCTGACCCATGTGATATCTGGTAATATATCAGTTTTTCCAGGATCAATGTTACCTAAAATAGAAAATGTAAGTACTGTACAAAGGGATGGATTTAATGAAAGCTTATTAACTATATTATCCCATATAGGAACTCACGCAGATGCTCCAAAACATATATATTCTCAAGGTAAATCTTTAGATGAATTTTCTATAGATTCCTTTGTAGGAAAAGCTTTTGTTGTGGATACTAGAAGTATGGATCCTAAGGAAGATATCAAGATAGAAGATATAAATATGGAAAGGTTTAAGCAAGCAGATTTTATATTGTTTTATAATGGCCTTGATAAAAAATTTGGGAAAAAAGAATTTTTAACAGATTATCCTGTTCCTAGTAAAGAATTAATTGATCTTATAAATTCTCATAATAAAAAAGGAATTGGTTTTGATGCTATTGGTTTAGATAGGTTAGAAAATGAAAATTTAGATTTGCATAAAAGATTATTTAAAAATAATAATATAATTAATATAGAAAATTTAAAAAATCTAGATAAGATTATTCATGAGATAAAGGACGGATTATTTACTTTCATAGTTTTACCATTAAAATTTAAAAATAGTGATGGTGCTCCTGTGAGAGCTATTGGAATAATTGAGGAGGATTAA